The nucleotide window TTTTTCTGGCAAAGGTGTGCCAACCACACTTGGCACAAATCCATGTGTCCGCACACCGTTTGTGGAGGGTGCAAATTGCACCAATACCTCTTGTGGAATTGGTTCTGCAGTTCCACTCCCCACTGGGACACACTGATACACTTTATGTCCATCACAGAGGAGAACCTCACTGCCTTAATCACAGGCCTGGATTCCATAATGCAGCTCCATCCTTGATTCTGGAACAAGCCCCTCATGGGTGCTGTCGTCATTTTGGCCGGACATCAGTTGCTCCAGACCCTCATCATCTTCCTGGCCCATTTACAGATCCGCTCCAGCTGCTGCATGTCTCCCTTATGTTCACATCCCAGAGTCAAACGCACAACTCCAGTCCATCCcaaccagagcagaggggcagaatcccccccaTCACCTTCTGCCCATGACATGGACCTGAGCTCAGGGGAGTTTCTGGTCAGTTCATTCATGTGGTGGGGCATGTCCAGTTCTTCATCCAAAACCACCCCAAGGCTTTCTCCTctgggctgctctcaatccacTCATTGTCCCGTCTACAGCCATGTTTGGcattgctccaaaccccatgcaggactttgcacttggccttgttcGGCTTCATGAGATGGACAATGTCCCACATCCCCAACCTGTTCCAGCCCTTCTGGCTGCCAACCCTTCCCTCCAGACAGCCAACCCCACTACTCAGCTTGGAGTGGTCCCTGCTTTTGCTGATCATCCCATTAAATCCCATTACCCTGATTTCTGCCTATGATTCACAATTATAACCATCCCACCAGGAGTCTCTGTGGGTCACCACTCATCCCTGTTCTCcacacagggacatggagcCATTAACCACAACTCTTTGAGTGAGACCATCCCGTCCATTCCTTACCCACCAAATGGTCCAGCCATCAACTCCACATCTCTCCAGCTTAGAGACAAGGATGTTGTCTGGCACGGGAATAAAGGACTTGCACAAGTCCAGGTACAGGACACTGGCATCTATTCCCTCATCCACCCATGCTGGAACAGATACCACCTCATCAAAGCTCCTGCCAAGGTCAGATGGGCATGGCCTTGGGAGCGGGATGTGGAatagcagagctgtgggaagcaAAGCGTTCCCAACCTCGGGACtcaccaggctgtgccaggcaagAGCAGCGagcctgaaaaatgaaaaatgcccCAGTGTCGTGGGCAATGGCTGTCCCAAACCTTCCGCCACGGATCATCCTTGAGGCCATGCTCTGGATACCCCTCACCAGAGCTTTGTCTTCCTTGTTCCCAGTAACACAGAGATTATCAGAGTTCTCCAAAaccaccagagcagagcagaggggcaggacctgctgcacctGGATTGGAGCAATCCCAAACATGCAGGATAAAGGCTGGGCGATGAGGGGATTGAGCCCAAGGAGGAGCACTTGGAGAGCTTGTGGATGAAGTAATGGGCATGCCCAGCCACGTGAATGCACCGAACAGAAACCCTGTTGTGCCCTGGGCTCATCCCCAGAGCATGGGGGGCAAGTGAGGACTCGGAACTGATTCTGCTCCACTCTGGAGAGACTGGAGATGTGTGttcagctctgggagctggaaaaaaggaagacatgGACGTGCTCAACCACAGCGGGACATAGCCCTGGAAGATAATTACGGGCAGGAGCAACTGGTGTCCATAAAAATTGAACACACCACCCACAAGGAGCTTGCGGCCAAGGCAAGGAGAGACCTGCATTACTGTGTCCAGGTTTGTGTTTCAACAGCTGGAGGGTTTGTGTGATAATGCACTGGAAGAGCAAAGTGTGGTAGTGAGTAGTGGAACAGCAGAAATAAGAACTAAGAGTGATCTTGGTACACTTTTTCACCCACCCCAGTGGCCTCTACAACCCTGGCGTAGTGCTGAGTGGGACTGGAAGAAGCttgggagaagaaagaaggagtCATCTGAAGTAGTGATGCAAGAAAACTTTATTGAGGTAGAAGGGTGAAAACTCAGGAGCAGCCAGTGGGAGGGAGCTGGTCTGAGGTGCAAGGACGGTGACCATTAGCCAAGGTCCCTTCCTTTGGTGAGGTTTGGCCAGAGCATCAAGGCCTTCCTGGCCTGCAatgggagcagcccagcagaggTGCCAGATGGTCTCTGGCTTGGGACAAGGGGTTTGTCCAGAGGGGAATGGAGACATCCAAAGGAGGAATGGATCCAATGGAGAGCAGGGAGTGGGGGAAAGCAGGAATGGAGATGGGCCATGTTTGCAGGCAGCTCGGGCTGGCCCTTTGGCTGCTGCCTTGCTTGGTGCcctgagagcaggagctggaagtgcTGAGCCCATTTGAGAGCCTTGACCCAGAGAGGCGTCCTCAATGCCTGAGATGTGTTCCAGGGAGTGGGTGGTTGGTGTCAGCGGTGGTGCTGAGGGCCCTTAGCAGTTGTAGCCATAGCCCCTTCTGCCATAGCAGCCCAGGCCTCCCAGCCCATAGCCACAGCCATAGCCAAATCCACGGCCGTAGCCAAGGCCGTAGCCACCAAAGCCACCAAATCCACCAGAGatgggctgtccctgcacactgaGCTCAGTGCCCACGGCAGCCGAGGAGGTGGATCCGACGGCGgtgttctgggggaaggaggtcatgatgggtcctggcagggtgacCAGCACAGGAGAAGGCTGGATAACGACACGGGAATCCTGGcattgcagggcacagggctcgttgcagctgttggccagcggGGTGGGTCCGCAGGGTCGGCAGAGGGTGTTGCAGGCCATGGCTGTGGGGTGGAGGGTCCTGGAAAAGAGGGGGgtgaggcagggcagggtgagTGGCACAAGCAGCAGTGATGCAGAAGGGTGAGGGAGTGTggaggctgctgtggggctgtggggaggtgtgagggctgctgaggctggggctgagcgtGCCGGCAGAGAGGAACCACgagtgcaggagcaggaggttcAGGGGTTTGAGACTCACCTGGTTgttggcaggagcaggagcagaagga belongs to Vidua macroura isolate BioBank_ID:100142 chromosome 1, ASM2450914v1, whole genome shotgun sequence and includes:
- the LOC128819171 gene encoding feather beta keratin-like: MACNTLCRPCGPTPLANSCNEPCALQCQDSRVVIQPSPVLVTLPGPIMTSFPQNTAVGSTSSAAVGTELSVQGQPISGGFGGFGGYGLGYGRGFGYGCGYGLGGLGCYGRRGYGYNC